A DNA window from Brassica napus cultivar Da-Ae chromosome A4, Da-Ae, whole genome shotgun sequence contains the following coding sequences:
- the LOC106348386 gene encoding histone H1.2, whose translation MSAEEETVPTNVEETVTAPASEKKPAAKGGKAKKTKEVKSAAAPKKKPAAKSPRKRASSSHPTYEEMIKDAITTLKERTGSSQYAIQKFIEEKQKSLPPTFRKLLLVNLKRLVASGKLVKVKGSFKLPSAKSSAVSAAPKPAPVKKATVSTKPKAKVAKPAAKGTKKTKAVAVKPKAKVAAKPKPKTKTKTVAAVSKTKAVAAKPKAKERPAKAARTSSRTSPGKKAAAPAKKAAAAVTKKAKATAKAKAPAAKSVKAKSPAKRASTRKVKK comes from the exons atgtcTGCAGAGGAAGAAACCGTTCCAACCAACGTCGAAGAGACGGTGACGGCGCCGGCGAGTGAGAAGAAACCGGCGGCGAAGGGAGGTAAAGCGAAGAAGACGAAGGAAGTTAAATCAGCAGCAGCTCCCAAGAAGAAGCCTGCAGCTAAGTCTCCGAGGAAGAGAGCTTCTTCATCTCACCCTACCTACGAAGAG ATGATTAAGGATGCGATCACGACGTTGAAGGAGAGAACCGGATCTAGCCAATACGCGATTCAGAAGTTCATCGAGGAGAAGCAGAAGTCGCTTCCCCCTACGTTCAGGAAGCTTCTCCTCGTCAATCTCAAGAGACTCGTCGCTTCCGGGAAGCTAGTCAAAGTCAAAGGCTCCTTCAAGCTCCCCTCTGCTAAATCATCCGCCGTTTCTGCTGCTCCTAAACCGGCTCCGGTTAAGAAGGCAACCGTATCTACTAAACCGAAGGCTAAAGTTGCTAAACCGGCAGCTAAAGGAACCAAGAAGACCAAAGCTGTAGCTGTGAAGCCAAAGGCTAAAGTCGCTGctaaacctaaaccaaagacGAAGACAAAGACGGTGGCGGCTGTTTCAAAGACCAAAGCTGTTGCGGCTAAGCCTAAGGCTAAAGAGAGACCTGCTAAAGCGGCGAGGACTTCGAGTAGAACGTCTCCAGGGAAGAAGGCGGCTGCTCCTGCTAAGAAAGCGGCGGCGGCTGTAACTAAGAAGGCCAAGGCCACGGCTAAGGCGAAGGCTCCGGCTGCTAAGAGCGTGAAGGCTAAGTCTCCGGCGAAAAGGGCTTCGACGAGGAAGGTTAAGAAGTGA